A part of Desulfofundulus salinus genomic DNA contains:
- the leuC gene encoding 3-isopropylmalate dehydratase large subunit, with translation MPMTITEKILAAHAGLDRVEPGQLINVRVDLVLGNDITAPVAIKEFRRIGVEKVFDRERVVLVPDHFVPNKDIKSAEQAKILRDFARQQQLTHYFEVGRMGIEHCLLPEQGLVGPGDVVIGADSHTCTYGALGAFATGVGSTDLAAAMALGEIWLKVPESIKFVYYGELQPWVGGKDLILYTIGQIGVDGALYQAMEFTGPAIETLSMDGRLTMANMAVEAGAKNGIVPPDEITLDYVKGRARRPYRVYQSDPDARYARVYEFDVSKLEPQVAFPHLPSNVRPVSQAGHVEIQQVVIGSCTNGRLEDLRLAARVLQGKKVHPDVRLIVIPGTQEVYRTALKEGLIEIFIDAGAAVSTPTCGPCLGGHMGILAAGERCLATTNRNFVGRMGHPESEVYLSNPAVAAASAILGRIAAPQEVL, from the coding sequence ATGCCCATGACCATCACGGAAAAAATCCTGGCCGCCCATGCCGGCCTCGACCGGGTGGAACCCGGGCAGCTGATCAATGTCCGGGTGGACCTGGTTTTGGGTAACGACATTACCGCTCCCGTGGCCATTAAGGAGTTCCGGCGCATCGGTGTAGAAAAGGTCTTTGACCGGGAGCGGGTGGTCCTGGTACCCGACCACTTCGTACCGAACAAGGATATCAAGTCGGCCGAGCAGGCCAAAATTCTCAGGGACTTTGCCCGCCAGCAGCAGCTGACCCACTACTTTGAGGTCGGGCGCATGGGGATCGAGCACTGCCTTTTGCCCGAGCAGGGGCTGGTGGGACCGGGGGACGTGGTGATCGGGGCCGATTCCCATACCTGTACCTATGGCGCCCTGGGGGCCTTTGCCACCGGGGTGGGCAGCACCGACCTGGCTGCGGCCATGGCCCTGGGGGAAATCTGGCTCAAAGTTCCCGAGTCAATTAAGTTCGTCTATTATGGGGAGCTCCAGCCCTGGGTGGGGGGCAAGGATTTAATCCTCTACACCATCGGCCAGATCGGCGTGGACGGTGCCCTCTACCAGGCCATGGAATTCACCGGGCCGGCCATCGAGACCCTGTCCATGGACGGGCGCCTGACCATGGCCAATATGGCCGTGGAGGCCGGGGCCAAAAACGGCATTGTGCCGCCCGATGAAATTACCCTCGACTACGTAAAGGGACGGGCCAGAAGGCCCTACCGGGTGTATCAGAGCGATCCCGATGCCCGGTACGCCCGGGTTTACGAGTTTGATGTGAGCAAGCTGGAACCCCAGGTGGCCTTCCCCCACCTGCCCTCCAATGTCCGCCCGGTAAGCCAGGCGGGGCACGTGGAGATCCAGCAGGTGGTTATCGGTTCCTGCACCAACGGCCGGCTGGAGGACCTGCGCCTGGCCGCCCGGGTGTTGCAGGGCAAAAAGGTACATCCCGATGTGCGTCTGATCGTTATCCCGGGGACCCAGGAAGTTTACCGCACCGCCTTAAAGGAAGGTTTAATTGAAATATTTATTGACGCCGGTGCGGCGGTGAGCACTCCCACCTGCGGCCCCTGCCTGGGCGGCCACATGGGCATCCTGGCCGCCGGGGAACGGTGCCTGGCCACCACCAACCGGAATTTTGTAGGCCGGATGGGCCACCCGGAAAGCGAAGTATACCTGAGCAATCCCGCGGTAGCCGCCGCCTCGGCCATTTTGGGGCGGATTGCCGCTCCCCAGGAGGTGCTGTAG
- the leuB gene encoding 3-isopropylmalate dehydrogenase produces the protein MYRIAVLPGDGIGPEVTAQATRVLAAAGRRFGYEFCFQEGLIGGIAYDATGQPLPQATLDLCRSSDAVLLGAVGGPKWDNLPVHLRPEAGALLPLRKALNVYANLRPAMVFPALAQASTLKPEVVEGLDIVVVRELTGGLYFGEKRREEIPGGQRVVETLVYTTQEIQRVARRAFELARKRKKKLTSVDKANVLESSRLWREVVTDMAREYPDVEVNHMLVDNCAMQLVRNPKQFDVLLTENLFGDILSDEAAQLTGSLGMLPSASLGDGVGLYEPVHGSAPDIAGRQLANPIAAVLSGALMLRHSFGLEEAAAAIERAVATVLEQGYRTADIMEPGKHQVTTTEMGRLIAELVERGELV, from the coding sequence ATGTACAGGATTGCGGTTTTACCGGGGGACGGTATTGGCCCGGAGGTAACGGCCCAGGCCACCCGGGTCCTGGCCGCCGCCGGACGTCGTTTTGGATATGAATTTTGTTTCCAGGAAGGCTTAATCGGGGGAATAGCCTATGACGCCACGGGCCAGCCCCTGCCCCAGGCCACCCTGGATCTGTGCCGGTCCAGTGACGCGGTCCTTCTGGGGGCGGTCGGGGGGCCCAAATGGGATAACCTCCCGGTGCACCTGCGCCCGGAAGCCGGCGCCCTGCTGCCCCTGCGGAAGGCCCTGAATGTTTACGCCAACCTGCGCCCGGCCATGGTTTTCCCGGCCCTGGCTCAAGCCTCCACCTTGAAGCCGGAAGTGGTGGAGGGGCTGGACATCGTGGTGGTGCGTGAGCTCACCGGCGGCCTGTATTTTGGGGAGAAAAGGCGGGAGGAAATTCCCGGCGGACAGCGGGTGGTGGAAACCCTGGTCTACACCACCCAGGAAATCCAGCGGGTGGCCAGGCGGGCCTTTGAACTGGCCCGGAAGAGAAAGAAAAAGCTCACCTCGGTGGATAAGGCCAATGTGCTGGAAAGCTCCCGCCTGTGGCGGGAGGTGGTTACGGACATGGCCAGGGAGTACCCCGACGTGGAAGTCAACCACATGCTGGTGGATAACTGTGCCATGCAGCTGGTGCGCAACCCGAAACAATTCGATGTATTGCTCACGGAGAACCTTTTCGGCGATATCCTGAGCGACGAGGCCGCCCAGCTCACCGGCTCCCTGGGTATGCTGCCCTCGGCCAGCCTGGGAGACGGGGTGGGCTTATATGAGCCGGTTCACGGCTCCGCCCCGGACATTGCCGGGCGTCAGCTGGCCAATCCCATTGCCGCCGTCCTTTCCGGTGCCTTAATGCTGCGCCATTCCTTTGGGCTGGAGGAGGCGGCCGCGGCCATTGAACGGGCGGTGGCCACGGTGCTTGAGCAGGGATACCGCACAGCCGATATCATGGAACCGGGCAAACACCAGGTAACCACCACGGAGATGGGCCGGCTGATTGCCGAACTGGTGGAAAGGGGCGAGCTTGTCTAA
- the leuD gene encoding 3-isopropylmalate dehydratase small subunit → MNQLRGKAWKFGDDIDTDAIIPARYLNTSDPRELAAHCMEDADPSFAGRVQPGDIIVAGKNFGCGSSREHAPIAIKAAGVSCVIAASFARIFYRNAFNIGLPIFESPEAAAKIQEGDEVAVDVESGTITNLTRNEQYRATPVPPFMQEIIAAGGLINYVARRLNG, encoded by the coding sequence ATGAACCAGCTGCGCGGAAAAGCGTGGAAATTTGGTGATGATATAGACACCGACGCCATTATTCCGGCCCGTTACTTAAATACCTCCGATCCCCGGGAGCTGGCTGCCCATTGCATGGAGGATGCGGACCCCTCCTTTGCCGGCAGGGTGCAGCCGGGGGATATAATTGTGGCCGGGAAAAACTTCGGTTGCGGCAGCTCCCGGGAGCATGCCCCCATAGCCATCAAGGCGGCCGGGGTTTCCTGCGTGATTGCCGCTTCCTTTGCCCGCATTTTTTACCGCAACGCCTTCAACATCGGCCTGCCCATCTTCGAGTCTCCGGAAGCGGCGGCTAAAATCCAGGAGGGTGACGAAGTGGCGGTGGACGTGGAATCGGGGACCATCACCAACCTGACCCGCAACGAGCAGTACCGGGCCACACCGGTGCCGCCGTTCATGCAGGAGATCATCGCCGCCGGAGGCCTGATTAACTATGTAGCCCGGAGGTTGAATGGATGA
- the cimA gene encoding citramalate synthase, protein MAVVEIYDTTLRDGSQGEGISFSAEDKVKIALKLDKMGFHYVEGGWPGSNPKDMAFFQRIKNHRLSHARIAAFGSTRKPGIPVQEDGNIQCILAAGVSVATIFGKSWDLHVTRALGTTLEENLAMIEESVSYLKNRGLVVIYDAEHFFDGFKANAAYALATLKAAVQGGADRVVLCDTNGGSLPEEIAAIVSRVKEEVPAVLGIHCHNDGELAVANTLAAVQAGATHVQGTINGYGERCGNANLCSVIPNLTLKYGHETIPRSALAQLTELSRYVSELANLHPNPHQPFVGASAFAHKGGVHVNAILKDPRTYEHIDPALVGNRRRVLVSELSGLSNLFYKLKELNFNLDASKEETRRFLEEIKELEHQGYMFEGAEGSFELLLRRAYDNYREPFKLESLRVIIELKENSPVYSEAIIKLTVGDQVVHTAAEGNGPVNALDNALRKALEIFYPDIRRMQLTDYKVRVLDEKDGTGAVVRVLIETGDGERSWGTVGVSTNIIEASWQALVDSIAYGLLKNNGR, encoded by the coding sequence ATGGCAGTAGTGGAGATTTACGATACCACCCTGCGGGACGGCTCCCAGGGGGAAGGCATTTCCTTTTCCGCGGAAGACAAGGTCAAGATTGCTCTCAAGCTTGATAAAATGGGTTTTCACTACGTGGAAGGCGGCTGGCCCGGCTCCAACCCCAAGGACATGGCTTTTTTCCAGCGCATTAAAAACCACCGGCTGTCCCATGCCCGTATTGCCGCCTTTGGATCCACCCGCAAGCCCGGGATTCCGGTGCAGGAAGACGGCAACATCCAGTGCATTCTGGCCGCCGGGGTTTCCGTGGCCACAATTTTCGGCAAGAGCTGGGACTTGCACGTGACCAGGGCTCTGGGGACCACCCTGGAAGAAAACCTGGCCATGATTGAAGAATCGGTGAGCTACCTGAAAAACCGGGGGCTGGTGGTTATCTATGATGCGGAGCACTTTTTTGACGGCTTCAAGGCCAACGCCGCATATGCCCTGGCCACCCTGAAGGCGGCCGTGCAGGGGGGGGCTGACCGGGTGGTTTTATGCGATACCAACGGGGGGAGTCTGCCGGAGGAAATTGCCGCTATAGTGAGTAGGGTAAAGGAAGAGGTCCCGGCCGTCCTGGGCATCCACTGCCATAATGACGGGGAACTGGCCGTGGCCAACACCCTGGCTGCGGTTCAGGCCGGGGCAACCCACGTGCAGGGGACCATCAACGGCTACGGGGAGCGCTGCGGCAACGCCAACCTCTGTTCCGTTATACCCAACCTTACATTAAAGTACGGCCACGAAACCATCCCCCGGTCTGCCCTGGCCCAGCTCACCGAGCTGTCCCGTTACGTCAGCGAACTGGCCAACCTGCATCCCAACCCCCACCAGCCCTTTGTGGGAGCCAGCGCCTTTGCCCACAAGGGCGGGGTCCATGTCAACGCCATTTTGAAAGACCCCCGGACCTACGAGCACATTGACCCGGCACTGGTGGGCAACCGGCGGCGGGTGCTGGTGTCCGAGTTGAGCGGACTGTCCAACCTGTTCTACAAGTTAAAGGAGCTCAACTTCAATCTCGATGCCAGCAAGGAAGAAACGCGCCGCTTCCTGGAAGAAATTAAGGAACTGGAGCATCAGGGGTACATGTTTGAAGGCGCCGAAGGGTCCTTTGAACTGCTCCTGCGCCGGGCGTACGACAATTACCGGGAGCCCTTCAAGCTGGAAAGCCTGCGGGTGATCATAGAGCTGAAGGAAAACAGCCCCGTGTATTCCGAAGCCATCATCAAGCTGACCGTGGGTGACCAGGTGGTGCACACGGCGGCGGAAGGAAACGGTCCGGTGAACGCCCTGGACAACGCCCTGCGCAAGGCCCTGGAAATTTTCTACCCCGACATCCGGCGCATGCAGCTCACCGACTACAAGGTGCGGGTGCTGGATGAAAAGGACGGCACGGGGGCAGTGGTGCGGGTGCTGATTGAAACCGGGGACGGTGAGCGGTCCTGGGGCACCGTGGGGGTATCTACAAACATCATTGAAGCAAGCTGGCAGGCCCTGGTAGACAGCATCGCCTACGGGTTGCTCAAAAACAATGGAAGATAA
- the cdaA gene encoding diadenylate cyclase CdaA translates to MLEQLKALNLDLFNLTSIIDILIVAFVLYRLILLIKGTRAVQLLKGLAVLLVATALSSWLHLYTFHWLLRQAMTALVVALPIVFQPELRRALEKLGGGRFFTSSLIHQGEDDRSRTISQVVRAASLLSRRRIGALIVLERTTGLEEYIDTGIKIDGLVTAELLLNIFEPNTPLHDGAVIIRGDRVASAACLLPLTESPDVARGLGTRHRAGIGVTEVSDALAVIVSEETGAISLAVEGVLARNLDEPALADRLAGAFEPQKGHSLAFLWLRK, encoded by the coding sequence TTGCTGGAGCAACTTAAGGCCCTGAACCTGGATCTTTTCAACCTTACCAGCATCATAGACATACTCATTGTAGCCTTTGTTCTCTACCGGTTAATTCTGTTGATTAAGGGTACCCGGGCGGTACAGCTGCTAAAAGGCCTGGCCGTACTGCTGGTGGCCACGGCTTTAAGCAGCTGGTTACATCTGTATACCTTTCACTGGCTGCTGCGCCAGGCGATGACTGCTCTGGTGGTCGCCCTGCCCATAGTTTTTCAGCCCGAGCTGCGGCGGGCGCTGGAAAAGCTGGGGGGAGGCCGCTTTTTTACCAGCTCGCTCATTCATCAGGGTGAGGACGATCGTTCCCGGACCATCAGCCAGGTGGTACGGGCGGCCAGTCTTCTATCCCGCCGGCGTATTGGCGCGTTGATTGTTTTAGAACGGACCACCGGCCTGGAGGAGTACATCGATACGGGCATTAAAATCGACGGCCTGGTGACGGCAGAATTGCTGCTCAATATTTTTGAGCCCAATACTCCTTTGCACGACGGAGCCGTGATCATCAGGGGCGACCGGGTGGCATCGGCGGCCTGCCTGTTACCCCTGACGGAAAGCCCCGACGTAGCCAGGGGATTGGGCACCCGCCACCGGGCGGGTATTGGCGTAACGGAAGTTTCGGACGCCCTGGCGGTGATTGTTTCCGAGGAGACGGGGGCCATCTCCCTGGCCGTGGAGGGTGTGCTGGCCAGAAACCTGGACGAGCCTGCCCTGGCCGACCGGCTGGCCGGGGCGTTCGAGCCGCAAAAGGGGCATTCCCTGGCCTTTTTGTGGCTTCGTAAATAG